From Oculatellaceae cyanobacterium, a single genomic window includes:
- the lepA gene encoding translation elongation factor 4, whose amino-acid sequence MTDVPVSRIRNFCIIAHIDHGKSTLADRLLQSTGTVKDREMKEQFLDNMDLERERGITIKLQAARMNYTAADGEQYVLNLIDTPGHVDFSYEVSRSLAACEGALLVVDASQGVEAQTLANVYLALNHNLEIIPVLNKIDLPGAEPERVKSEIEEIIGLDCSGAILASAKEGIGINEILESIVHLVPPPSDTVAQPLRALIFDSYYDSYRGVVVYFRVMDGTVKKGDRIRLMATGKECQIDELGVLSPTQVQLDELHAGEVGYLAAAIKAVGDARVGDTFTLVNAPATEALPGYTEAKPMVFCGLFPTDADQYPDLREALEKLRLNDAALNYEPETSSAMGFGFRCGFLGLLHMEIVQERLEREYNLDLITTAPSVVYRVTTNKGEVVFVDNPSHLPDPQHREKIEEPYVKVEMITPEEYVGTLMELCQNRRGVFTDIKYLTQGRTTLTYELPLAEVVTDFFDQMKSRTRGYASMEYQIIGYRENTLVKLDIMINGDPVDALAMIVHRDKAYNVGRAMAEKLKELIPRHQFKVPIQAAIGSKVIASEQIPALRKDVLAKCYGGDISRKKKLLQKQAKGKKRMKSVGTVDVPQEAFMAVLRLDQE is encoded by the coding sequence ATGACTGACGTTCCCGTTTCTCGTATTCGTAATTTTTGCATCATTGCCCACATTGATCACGGAAAATCGACATTAGCAGACCGACTCTTACAATCGACAGGGACGGTAAAAGACCGTGAAATGAAGGAACAGTTCCTCGACAACATGGACTTGGAACGGGAACGTGGGATAACAATTAAGCTGCAAGCTGCGCGGATGAACTACACAGCTGCAGATGGCGAACAGTACGTTCTCAACTTGATTGATACCCCTGGACACGTAGATTTCTCTTATGAGGTCTCGCGCAGTCTGGCCGCGTGTGAAGGGGCGCTGTTAGTAGTAGATGCTTCCCAAGGGGTTGAAGCGCAAACTCTGGCTAATGTTTATCTTGCCCTTAATCATAATCTAGAGATTATCCCAGTTCTTAACAAAATAGATTTACCAGGCGCTGAACCAGAGCGAGTTAAATCTGAGATTGAGGAAATTATTGGACTTGATTGTAGTGGTGCAATTTTGGCTTCTGCAAAAGAAGGCATAGGGATTAATGAAATTCTCGAATCTATTGTTCACCTAGTCCCGCCGCCAAGCGATACAGTTGCTCAACCCTTACGGGCATTGATTTTTGATAGTTACTACGATAGCTATCGTGGTGTGGTTGTGTACTTCCGTGTGATGGATGGGACAGTCAAAAAAGGCGATCGCATCCGCCTCATGGCTACTGGTAAAGAATGCCAGATTGATGAATTAGGTGTACTCTCACCTACCCAGGTACAACTAGATGAACTTCATGCAGGTGAAGTAGGTTATCTCGCTGCGGCAATTAAAGCTGTTGGAGATGCCCGTGTTGGCGACACATTTACTCTTGTTAATGCGCCAGCAACAGAAGCTTTACCTGGTTACACCGAAGCTAAACCAATGGTATTTTGCGGCTTGTTCCCCACAGATGCCGATCAATACCCAGATTTGCGAGAAGCACTGGAGAAACTCAGGCTGAATGATGCCGCACTCAACTATGAGCCAGAAACCTCTAGCGCCATGGGATTTGGTTTCCGGTGTGGTTTCTTAGGCTTGCTGCACATGGAAATTGTCCAAGAGCGGTTAGAGCGAGAATACAATCTTGATTTAATTACTACTGCTCCTTCTGTGGTTTATCGGGTAACAACTAATAAAGGAGAAGTAGTATTCGTTGATAATCCTAGTCACTTGCCAGATCCTCAACACCGAGAAAAAATTGAAGAACCTTATGTCAAAGTAGAGATGATTACGCCAGAAGAGTACGTCGGTACTTTGATGGAATTGTGTCAAAATCGGCGGGGCGTTTTCACAGACATAAAGTATTTAACCCAAGGGCGGACAACCTTAACTTATGAGTTACCACTAGCGGAAGTAGTGACAGACTTTTTTGACCAGATGAAATCTCGCACACGCGGTTACGCCAGCATGGAATATCAAATAATTGGCTATCGCGAGAATACTCTGGTTAAATTAGACATCATGATTAATGGTGATCCAGTCGATGCTTTAGCAATGATTGTTCATCGGGATAAAGCCTATAATGTTGGTCGGGCAATGGCAGAAAAATTAAAAGAATTAATTCCACGCCATCAATTTAAAGTACCGATTCAAGCAGCTATTGGTAGTAAGGTGATTGCTAGCGAACAAATTCCGGCATTAAGAAAGGATGTGTTAGCAAAATGTTACGGCGGAGACATTTCCCGAAAGAAAAAATTATTGCAGAAGCAAGCCAAGGGTAAGAAGCGGATGAAGTCTGTAGGTACGGTTGACGTGCCTCAAGAAGCATTTATGGCGGTACTACGTCTGGATCAGGAATAA
- a CDS encoding UDP-glucuronic acid decarboxylase family protein: protein MRILVTGGAGFIGSHLIDRLMAENHEVICLDNFYTGSKRNILKWLDNPYFELIRHDITEPIRLEVDQIYHLACPASPVHYQYNPVKTVKTNVIGTLNMLGLAKRVKARFLLASTSEVYGDPDVHPQPEEYRGNVNPIGIRACYDEGKRIAETLSFDYHRQNNVDIRVARIFNTYGARMLENDGRVVSNFVAQALRGIPLTVYGEGSQTRSFCYAFDLVDGLIRLMNGEHIGPINLGNPDEYTILELAQKIQQMINPDAEIIFKPLPQDDPRQRQPDITKAKSLLGWQPTIPLEEGLKLTIDDFRDRLGLTHPQLTAST from the coding sequence ATGCGAATTTTAGTTACAGGTGGAGCAGGTTTCATTGGTTCCCATTTGATTGATCGCTTAATGGCAGAAAATCATGAAGTTATTTGCTTAGATAACTTTTACACTGGTAGCAAGCGCAATATTCTCAAGTGGTTGGATAATCCTTACTTTGAATTAATCCGCCACGACATTACTGAACCAATTCGACTAGAAGTAGATCAAATTTATCATCTAGCCTGCCCTGCTTCTCCTGTTCACTACCAATACAACCCAGTTAAAACTGTTAAAACTAATGTTATTGGTACGCTAAATATGTTGGGTTTAGCCAAGCGTGTGAAGGCGAGATTTTTGCTTGCTTCTACATCTGAAGTTTATGGCGATCCAGATGTGCATCCCCAACCAGAAGAATATCGCGGAAATGTTAATCCAATCGGCATTCGTGCTTGTTACGACGAAGGGAAGCGAATTGCAGAAACGCTTTCATTTGACTACCATCGCCAAAATAATGTAGATATCCGTGTAGCTCGCATATTCAATACTTATGGTGCGCGGATGTTGGAAAATGACGGGCGCGTAGTTAGTAATTTTGTGGCTCAGGCGTTACGAGGAATACCTTTAACTGTATACGGTGAGGGTTCGCAAACTCGCAGTTTTTGCTATGCTTTTGATTTGGTAGATGGCTTAATCCGGTTAATGAATGGTGAGCATATTGGCCCAATAAATTTGGGAAACCCAGATGAATATACTATTTTAGAACTGGCGCAAAAAATTCAACAGATGATTAATCCTGATGCGGAAATCATTTTTAAACCGCTACCACAAGATGATCCTCGTCAGCGACAACCAGATATTACAAAAGCGAAAAGTTTGTTGGGTTGGCAACCTACTATTCCTTTAGAAGAAGGGTTAAAACTAACAATAGATGATTTTCGCGATCGCTTGGGATTAACCCACCCGCAGCTTACTGCATCGACATAG